In one window of Azoarcus olearius DNA:
- the nuoG gene encoding NADH-quinone oxidoreductase subunit NuoG, with product MLEIEIDGKQLQVADGSTVMDAAARAGVYIPHFCYHKKLSIAANCRMCLVQVEKAPKPLPACATPVTNGMKVWTHSEQAVKAQKGVMEFLLINHPLDCPICDQGGECQLQDLAVGYGGSESRYQEEKRVVFNKNLGSLVSTDMTRCINCTRCVRFTTEIAGEMELGQAFRGEHAEIMPFVEKTIDTELSGNIIDLCPVGALTSKPFRFAARTWELSRRKSVSPHDSLGSNLIVQTKHDVVKRVLPLENEELNECWLSDKDRFSYDALNSDQRLLAPMVKQGGEWKTVDWQTALEFAANGVRSVVKGHGPAAVGALLSPHATLEELYLGQKVMRGLGSNNVDFRLRHWDFRADAVRAGAPWLGMRVAEVSDLNRLLVVGSFLRKDAPLLAQRVRQAAKRGLHVSAVGPNAEEWLIPVRHRALVAPSGMVGVLQGIAAALAAAKGESTGAVEISAEARAIAESLASGRKVAIWLGNLAAQDARGAELHAAALEIARLTEGRVGFIGEAANSVGGYLAGAVPTGDGLNARQMIESPRKAYLVFGAEPDFDFAHGAATVAAMKGAELVVALSAFDSGSLRDVADVMLPVSPFSETSGAFVNCEGRVQSFNAVAKPLGETRPGWKVLRVLGNLLELDGFAFEDAEAVRSEALAGDVSERLSNLLTGPIVSSGDAAGGLERVADVPIYFADPLVRRSAPLQRAKDAAAPQARANAETFAAAGIADGALVRVKQDGAAVELTAVVDNAVAAGCVRVAAAHVTTAALGPLSGTITLERV from the coding sequence ATGCTAGAGATCGAAATCGACGGTAAGCAGCTGCAGGTCGCTGACGGCAGCACGGTAATGGACGCCGCCGCCCGCGCCGGCGTCTATATCCCGCACTTCTGCTACCACAAGAAGCTCTCCATCGCGGCTAACTGCCGGATGTGCCTCGTCCAGGTCGAGAAGGCACCCAAGCCGCTGCCGGCCTGTGCAACGCCGGTCACCAACGGCATGAAGGTGTGGACCCATTCCGAGCAGGCGGTGAAGGCCCAGAAGGGCGTGATGGAGTTCCTGCTGATCAACCACCCGCTGGATTGCCCGATCTGCGATCAGGGCGGCGAGTGTCAGTTGCAGGATCTTGCAGTGGGCTACGGTGGCAGCGAGTCGCGCTACCAGGAAGAAAAGCGCGTCGTGTTCAACAAGAACCTCGGCTCGCTGGTGTCCACCGACATGACCCGGTGCATCAACTGCACCCGCTGCGTGCGCTTCACCACCGAAATCGCCGGCGAGATGGAACTCGGGCAGGCCTTCCGGGGCGAGCACGCCGAGATCATGCCCTTCGTCGAGAAGACGATCGACACCGAACTGTCCGGCAACATCATCGATCTGTGCCCGGTTGGCGCGCTGACCTCCAAGCCATTCCGCTTCGCGGCGCGCACCTGGGAACTCTCGCGCCGCAAGTCGGTAAGCCCGCACGATTCGCTGGGTTCCAACCTCATCGTCCAGACCAAGCACGACGTGGTCAAGCGCGTGTTGCCGCTGGAGAACGAAGAACTCAACGAGTGCTGGCTGTCGGACAAGGATCGATTCTCGTACGACGCGCTGAACAGCGACCAGCGTCTGCTCGCGCCCATGGTGAAGCAGGGTGGCGAATGGAAGACGGTGGACTGGCAGACCGCACTTGAATTTGCCGCCAACGGCGTGCGGTCGGTGGTCAAGGGCCACGGTCCTGCCGCGGTGGGGGCGTTGCTGTCCCCGCACGCAACCCTGGAAGAGCTGTACCTGGGGCAAAAGGTGATGCGAGGCCTCGGTTCCAACAACGTGGATTTCCGACTCCGTCATTGGGATTTCCGCGCTGATGCGGTTCGCGCCGGGGCGCCCTGGTTGGGGATGCGGGTCGCGGAGGTCTCCGACCTCAACCGCCTGCTCGTCGTCGGCAGCTTCCTGCGCAAGGATGCACCGCTGCTCGCGCAGCGCGTGCGTCAGGCAGCCAAGCGCGGTCTCCATGTTTCCGCCGTCGGCCCGAATGCCGAGGAGTGGCTGATCCCGGTACGTCATCGCGCGCTGGTTGCGCCTTCCGGCATGGTCGGCGTGCTCCAGGGGATCGCTGCTGCGCTCGCCGCTGCCAAGGGCGAGTCGACCGGCGCGGTCGAGATTTCGGCCGAGGCGCGCGCCATCGCGGAGAGTCTGGCCAGCGGTCGCAAGGTCGCGATCTGGCTGGGCAATCTCGCGGCGCAGGATGCGCGTGGCGCGGAACTCCATGCGGCGGCGCTGGAGATTGCGCGCTTGACCGAAGGCCGCGTCGGTTTCATCGGCGAAGCTGCCAACAGCGTGGGCGGCTATCTGGCCGGCGCCGTCCCGACCGGAGACGGTTTGAATGCACGGCAGATGATCGAATCCCCGCGCAAGGCATACCTTGTGTTCGGTGCGGAACCCGATTTCGATTTTGCCCACGGCGCGGCCACCGTCGCGGCGATGAAGGGTGCGGAACTGGTTGTCGCGCTGTCGGCCTTCGACAGTGGCAGCCTGCGCGACGTCGCGGACGTGATGCTGCCGGTGTCGCCGTTCTCGGAAACGTCCGGCGCCTTCGTCAATTGCGAAGGCCGTGTGCAGAGCTTCAATGCGGTGGCAAAGCCGCTCGGCGAAACGCGTCCGGGCTGGAAGGTGCTGCGCGTGCTCGGCAACCTGCTCGAACTCGACGGTTTCGCTTTCGAGGACGCCGAAGCCGTCCGGAGCGAGGCGCTGGCCGGAGACGTATCCGAGCGCTTGTCGAATCTGCTGACCGGGCCGATCGTGTCCTCCGGGGACGCGGCCGGCGGGCTGGAGCGCGTTGCCGACGTGCCCATCTACTTCGCCGATCCGCTGGTTCGCCGCTCGGCGCCCCTGCAACGTGCGAAGGACGCGGCGGCACCGCAAGCGCGCGCCAATGCGGAAACCTTTGCCGCAGCGGGCATCGCCGACGGGGCGCTTGTGCGGGTCAAGCAGGATGGAGCAGCGGTGGAACTCACCGCGGTCGTTGATAACGCCGTTGCCGCGGGCTGCGTCCGCGTTGCAGCGGCCCATGTGACGACGGCGGCCCTGGGGCCGCTGAGTGGCACGATCACCCTGGAGCGCGTCTGA